In Ovis aries strain OAR_USU_Benz2616 breed Rambouillet chromosome 17, ARS-UI_Ramb_v3.0, whole genome shotgun sequence, the following proteins share a genomic window:
- the PRR14L gene encoding protein PRR14L isoform X5: protein MQASEELLCTGLPEDGLRNKEGNVQITAETPLTSTEEVQVMKVRGTKVDDNKGLENGRVSQGLSAGCRGHSETDKIMASAEVSESSTLVSLEPLSIVDPGLTEATRKEKECEEIRTYPSWLSLLPGNSAVSKADSREEELCKLNLVCEADDNHQQVPGRHSERHSSARDSPKATRNVVITEPSEENSKVSHFTSGLSGPASRTTSSEECGLEGDGLPKGSAEKTHSSCLDGNGQSQNLSSREEHKQPLNPRSEGELFLVNARQPGEDSSRHCSGKKETTVFPKENAHDHYCPRGSPHIGCSSSFIPNSFTKAVEGMLEKNDLKIALDVHGSLANNEDHRGTFAEMSHPGTDSEGSHFPCHFPSSMQTEEPEQTATLEPSVLTEKTHSKDCDSLVHTQRNLEGRPQLNEASPNGFLIEGKSLVSLMPEDQINSINEMSKPKKDITPLPPSLELDDRPESEIAIQNAQDHGPHLGKQSAAWEVNKFPHDNKLVVNKTGSECVLNQVSLNPETPTKLPTDKEMPVTVSGGSRQSQRPPSEDGAGVAARTQPVPVKTKTEDISPPSDGTCGASSNSPTLHSRPESLERKAEAADSGTGSLHSGLASDKSKVAALPVEVSVWERQSIPSRDLSSCPCVRKNVPEESRCAALEPSRTTLGVENCLLTKYEDTCQHIDHHSQGRDSSVESCSCGKDCASEETEGSLPGGEARDETMAGTLNSDGPDQTTRLCEEGPEGKEQATPKETVFCQRDVSACVTQELNQPTSMPSPEKLFSQFPPMMFSGVENVNQAAETPKQKANDTLSSQGDPGRPSECRGEGNPAEETLGRDQRESPTEPDREASRSLKAPPVGSGSNSSASGPSPKKGGCGRTCDCAEPADGAAHVASLGCSNEPAEGVLDRRLSGTLTGGAGHARATSPEASGSTLSQRGAPVAAFIGMIDQESDFQDAAASTSDCLNIKKSCEEKAWRPIEDCEMEVCPDPCVPDTGSVADHEPDVRVLGKINMSLNYIHHEEQVKEASLRETQGKIEGSRLEMNPEQDKENTVGISSVELTSSGHHVNSVPLRSPKSPEIMPLHPLSQKNSETIINSEETDLQNLFKPIDSEMPCKNKNNKVLPEMEGGAPRSESEPSRESSAAIRAESSPLTLAAETNVKGEDTAEQQWGAWGQFPPGEKSQEMAIREGGLPDDPSQASQTHLKAPRVPADSEKRPSQKVLSHKEEERARQKEAHTVLVQCATSHTLSDEGQSQSPPQGGEDEPASETEVTSAKLAVGPQKPVDLKEESSCHPLRKDTESCTCPGPRTAPRTAPRTAPRGARDPSSAQREAFHGAFGNTSHRKGALPLKKQPPRTCKKVSCQELVSVGRKSSRVARSAFLKSSSETVPTKAHRFLTSHAMSVPVRPEPETAPARSLVSHVPKLKAASGGLNVRMPTKELALLSKLSILASRLAPAARTQKLRSRRCSSDFLPVAKSYKQLRYRRLLDGFSCSTTQLNPCLAAGDWDRRPNSKPLTLYSLETVKMSFIDVSDKMPSLLFGSETFPVSFHVKLGPERVAESPRTFPEHCAPARLALGEAHWGRSPPPKWTFSFFLAHGYPGMATFREDPGLCSQADAQPPVPLQDHRATALVQTRAGCSVLGLHTLLALCSPGCYRIWTKKRSCASHTPAMQRLFMTQLTQGLKGLRSPASIADKIFCSLPYSVGRVLSIWSQHGPSACPLEISALPPSHSKRQSPLGTVSSRTVLPSMPLPGLEAAYSAGGSHMRLEPPFPALVPKSHLVTDSAVSKLLFSASEFPVPGFDELDGVTAACPRPQGSPPDQKEAELEKRPKKVSQIRIRKTIPKPDPNLTPMGLPRPKRLKKKEFSLEEIYTNKNYKSPPANRCLETIFEEPKERNGTLISISQQKRKRVLEFQDFTVPRKRRARGKVKVAGSFTRAQKAALQSRELDALLIQKLMELETFFAKEEEEQEQSSGC from the exons ATGCAGGCAAGTGAAGAACTTTTATGCACGGGCCTCCCTGAAGACGGTCTGAGGAATAAAG AAGGAAATGTACAAATCACAGCTGAAACTCCTCTGACATCTACTGAGGAAGTCCAAGTTATGAAGGTCCGTGGAACTAAGGTGGACGATAACAAAGGACTCGAGAATGGCCGTGTGAGTCAGGGTCTCTCGGCTGGGTGCCGTGGACACTCAGAGACAGACAAAATCATGGCCAGTGCTGAGGTCTCAGAGTCCAGCACCTTAGTTTCCCTAGAGCCTTTAAGCATTGTGGACCCAGGATTAACAGAAGCAACtcgaaaagaaaaagaatgtgaagaaataaGAACTTATCCTTCTTGGTTGTCATTGTTACCAGGGAACAGTGCCGTTTCCAAAGCAGACAGCAGGGAGGAAGAGTTGTGTAAATTAAACCTTGTCTGTGAAGCCGACGACAATCACCAACAGGTCCCTGGGCGCCATAGTGAGAGACACAGTTCTGCACGTGACAGTCCCAAAGCCACGAGAAACGTGGTTATAACAGAACCCTCAGAAGAGAATTCTAAAGTTTCCCATTTCACATCAGGTTTATCTGGTCCAGCATCCAGAACAACGTCCTCAGAAGAGTGTGGTCTTGAAGGTGATGGCTTGCCAAAGGGATCCGCTGAAAAGACGCACAGTTCCTGTTTGGACGGCAATGGTCAAAGCCAGAACTTGTCTTCTAGAGAAGAACACAAACAGCCTTTGAACCCTAGAAGTGAAGGAGAACTCTTCCTTGTTAACGCCAGGCAACCAGGAGAGGATTCTAGTCGTCACTGTTCTGGAAAAAAAGAGACTACTGTCTTCCCCAAAGAAAATGCCCACGATCACTACTGCCCTCGAGGCAGTCCCCATATAGGCTGCTCCAGTTCCTTCATACCCAATTCTTTCACTAAAGCTGTGGAAGGAATGCttgaaaaaaatgatttgaaaatcgCTTTAGACGTTCATGGTAGCTTGGCAAACAATGAGGACCACAGAGGAACTTTTGCTGAAATGAGCCATCCAGGCACAGACTCTGAAGGGAGTCATTTTCCCTGTCATTTTCCCTCCTCAATGCAGACTGAAGAACCAGAACAGACAGCTACCCTAGAGCCCAGTGTGCTGACTGAGAAGACTCACAGTAAAGACTGTGACTCCTTAGTCCATACCCAGAGAAATCTAGAAGGCAGACCCCAGTTAAATGAAGCCTCACCTAAtggatttttaattgaagggaaaTCCCTTGTGAGTTTAATGCCAGAGGACCAGATAAATTCTATAAATGAGATGTCTAAGCCCAAGAAAGACATTACTCCATTGCCACCATCCCTAGAACTTGATGACAGGCCTGAGTCAGAAATAGCCATACAAAATGCCCAGGACCATGGCCCACATTTAGGTAAACAGAGCGCCGCCTGGGAGGTGAATAAATTTCCTCATGACAACAAACTGGTTGTAAACAAAACAGGAAGTGAATGTGTTTTAAATCAAGTGTCCCTTAATCCTGAAACCCCCACAAAGTTGCCAACTGACAAAGAGATGCCTGTAACAGTGAGCGGGGGTTCCCGCCAGAGCCAGCGCCCTCCATCAGAGGATGGTGCAGGTGTCGCTGCCAGAACCCAACCTGTTCCTGTGAAAACAAAGACTGAAGACATCTCTCCACCAAGTGACGGAACCTGTGGTGCCTCTTCAAACAGCCCCACCTTACACAGCAGACCAGAAAGCCTAGAAAGAAAGGCCGAAGCAGCCGATTCGGGAACAGGTAGTCTGCATTCTGGACTTGCCTCAGATAAGAGCAAAGTGGCAGCCTTGCCTGTAGAGGTCTCAGTCTGGGAACGTCAGAGCATTCCGTCTCGGGATCTCTCTAGCTGCCCTTGTGTGAGGAAAAACGTCCCAGAGGAGAGCAGGTGTGCTGCCCTGGAGCCCAGCAGAACGACCCTGGGTGTCGAGAACTGTCTGTTAACCAAGTATGAAGATACCTGTCAGCATATCGATCACCACTCCCAAGGGAGAGACAGCTCTGTGGAAAGCTGCAGCTGTGGAAAGGATTGTGCATCAGAGGAAACTGAAGGCAGCCTTCCCGGAGGTGAGGCCAGAGATGAAACGATGGCAGGCACATTAAACAGTGACGGTCCAGACCAAACCACCCGACTATGTGAGGAAGGGCCAGAGGGAAAAGAACAGGCCACGCCCAAAGAGACCGTGTTCTGTCAACGTGACGTTTCTGCTTGTGTCACACAAGAATTAAACCAACCCACAAGCATGCCAAGTCCTGAGAAATTGTTTAGCCAGTTTCCTCCCATGATGTTCTCCGGTGTTGAGAACGTGAACCAAGCAGCTGAAACTCCCAAGCAGAAGGCAAATGACACCCTCAGCTCCCAGGGTGACCCAGGCAGACCCAGTGAATGCAGAGGTGAAGGTAACCCAGCTGAGGAGACACTCGGCCGTGACCAGCGCGAGTCGCCCACAGAGCCTGACAGAGAGGCGAGCCGCAGCCTGAAGGCTCCACCCGTTGGTTCAGGCAGTAACAGTTCAGCATCTGGCCCGAGCCCCAAGAAGGGGGGCTGTGGGAGGACTTGTGATTGTGCAGAACCCGCCGATGGGGCAGCACATGTGGCCTCCTTAGGCTGCAGCAACGAGCCCGCAGAAGGCGTTCTGGACAGAAGGCTTTCTGGTACTCTCACTGGGGGTGCAGGGCACGCCAGGGCGACGTCGCCGGAAGCCTCAGGGAGTACGCTGTCCCAGAGAGGAGCGCCTGTCGCTGCATTTATAGGAATGATTGACCAGGAGTCGGATTTCCAAGATGCTGCTGCTTCTACATCAGACTgtctcaatattaaaaaatcatgtgAAGAGAAAGCATGGAGACCCATAGAAGACTGTGAAATGGAAGTGTGTCCAGACCCTTGTGTGCCTGACACAGGGTCTGTCGCAGATCATGAACCAGATGTAAGAGTACTGGGTAAAATAAATATGTCTTTAAATTACATTCATCATGAAGAGCAAGTTAAAGAAGCATCTCTGagagaaacacaaggaaaaatTGAAGGATCAAGACTAGAAATGAACCCTgagcaagacaaagaaaataccGTTGGAATTTCTTCAGTAGAGTTGACATCTTCTGGACACCACGTAAACTCTGTCCCCTTGAGAAGCCCGAAATCCCCCGAGATAATGCCTTTGCACCCATTGTCTcaaaaaaattcagaaacaatTATTAATAGTGAAGAAACTGACCTCCAAAACCTTTTTAAGCCAATAGACAGTGAAATGCCTTGTAAGAATAAGAACAACAAAGTCCTGCCTGAGATGGAAGGTGGAGCACCAAGGAGTGAGAGCGAGCCTAGCAGGGAAAGCAGCGCAGCCATCAGGGCGGAAAGCTCACCTTTGACGCTAGCAGCAGAAACCAACGTGAAGGGAGAAGACACTGCCGAACAGCAGTGGGGGGCGTGGGGTCAGTTTCCTCCTGGGGAGAAGTCTCAAGAGATGGCGATCAGGGAAGGCGGTCTCCCTGACGACCCGAGCCAGGCCTCTCAGACCCACCTTAAAGCTCCGAGGGTGCCAGCTGACTCGGAGAAACGACCAAGCCAGAAggttctgagccacaaggaagaggAGCGGGCACGCCAGAAAGAAGCACACACCGTGTTAGTTCAATGCGCAACATCTCATACGTTGTCGGATGAGGGGCAGAGTCAGAGCCCACCTCAGGGTGGCGAAGATGAGCCCGCCTCAGAGACGGAAGTCACCTCCGCAAAGCTGGCCGTCGGGCCTCAGAAACCCGTAGACCTGAAGGAGGAAAGCTCGTGTCACCCGCTGAGAAAGGACACGGAGTCATGCACGTGCCCCGGCCCCCGCACTGCCCCCCGCACTGCCCCTCGCACTGCCCCTCGGGGCGCTCGAGACCCCAGCTCCGCCCAGCGGGAGGCCTTCCACGGTGCCTTTGGGAACACTTCTCACCGGAAGGGGGCGCTGCCCTTAAAGAAGCAGCCCCCCCGAACCTGCAAGAAAGTCTCCTGCCAGGAGCTGGTCTCTGTGGGGAGGAAAAGCAGTAGAGTTGCACGTTCTGCTTTCCTAAAGAGCTCCTCTGAGACCGTCCCCACGAAagcacacaggtttctcactTCCCATGCCATGTCTGTACCTGTGCGCCCAGAGCCCGAAACAGCCCCTGCCAGAAGCCTTGTGAGCCACGTACCAAAGCTGAAGGCCGCCTCGGGCGGCCTGAATGTGCGGATGCCTACCAAAGAATTGGCCTTACTCAGCAAGCTGTCTATCCTTGCCTCCAGACTGGCCCCCGCTGCCAGGACCCAGAAGCTGCGGTCCCGGCGGTGCTCCTCGGACTTTCTCCCCGTGGCTAAAAGCTACAAGCAGCTCCGATACCGGAGGCTCCTGGACGGCTTCTCCTGCAGCACGACGCAGCTGAACCCGTGTCTGGCAGCTGGTGACTGGGACAGGAGGCCTAACAGTAAACCCCTGACGCTTTATTCACTCGAAACTGTCAAAATGAGCTTCATAGATGTGAGTGACAAGATGCCATCGCTGCTGTTCGGTTCCGAAACTTTCCCGGTGTCCTTCCATGTGAAGCTGGGCCCTGAGCGCGTGGCCGAGTCCCCCAGGACTTTCCCCGAGCACTGTGCGCCCGCAAGACTCGCCTTAGGAGAGGCCCACTGGGGCCGTTCTCCACCTCCCAAGTGgaccttctccttcttcctggcCCATGGCTACCCTGGAATGGCCACGTTCAGGGAAGACCCTGGCCTCTGCAGCCAGGCAGACGCCCAGCCTCCAGTTCCCCTCCAGGACCACAGGGCCACCGCCCTAGTCCAGACCAGAGCAGGCTGTTCCGTCCTCGGCCTCCACACGCTCCTAGCACTCTGCTCCCCAGGATGCTACCGGATCTGGACGAAGAAACGGAGCTGCGCCAGCCACACGCCTGCCATGCAGaggctcttcatgacccagttaacaCAGGGCCTCAAAGGGCTGCGGTCTCCCGCCTCCATAGCTGACAAGATCTTCTGTTCCCTGCCCTACTCGGTGGGCCGGGTGCTGTCCATCTGGAGCCAGCATGGGCCTTCCGCCTGCCCCTTGGAGATCTCCGCCCTTCCGCCCTCTCACAGCAAGCGGCAGTCACCTCTGGGCACCGTGAGCAG CCGCACCGTGTTACCGTCCATGCCTCTTCCGGGCCTGGAAGCTGCTTACAGTGCCGGCGGCAGTCACATGAG GCTAGAGCCTCCATTCCCTGCCTTGGTACCAAAGTCTCACCTGGTAACAGACTCAGCCGTCAGCAAGCTCCTGTTCTCAGCTTCCGAGTTCCCGGTTCCTGGGTTTGACGAGCTGGACGGTGTGACGGCCGCCTGCCCCCGACCACAGGGCAGCCCTCCAGACCAGAAGGAG gCTGAGCTGGAGAAGAGGCCGAAGAAAGTCTCACAGATTCGCATCCGGAAAACCATTCCTAAGCCAGACCCTAACCTCACGCCCATGGGCCTTCCTCGACCCAAAAG